In Deinococcus sedimenti, a single genomic region encodes these proteins:
- a CDS encoding acyl-CoA dehydrogenase family protein gives MTSTLNRPDVSNPNTQPMNDDQRTIISALRSFLKNKVEPGAAERDQTSEFPMQIVRELGEMGIMGAQTPEEYGGAGLDTATFAMIIEEVAAVDGSLCLTVASHNSLCQGHILIGGTEAQKQKFLPALASAEKLGAWGLTEPGSGSDSGGMQSNAKEQPDGSWILNGSKNFITQGSVGGTYVILARTDAPRPGKGKNDGISAFVFNRDEVTGFSIGRKEDKLGLRSSDTAQLIFEDIHLPADALLGERGNAFKDVMKVLDGGRVGIAAMGLGLGRAAFEYAARYVNQREQFGKPIGHNQNLAFRLADMDTKLDAARLLIRKAADLKDAGMNFTVPVARAKLFATTVGVEACDEAIQMLGGYGYIKEYPVERMWRDNRLTRIGEGTDEVQRLVISRDVLKRFAD, from the coding sequence ATGACCAGCACCCTGAACCGTCCCGACGTCAGCAATCCGAACACGCAGCCCATGAACGACGACCAGCGCACGATCATCAGCGCGCTGCGCAGCTTCCTGAAGAACAAGGTCGAGCCCGGCGCGGCCGAGCGGGACCAGACCAGCGAGTTCCCCATGCAGATCGTCCGTGAACTGGGCGAGATGGGCATCATGGGCGCGCAGACGCCCGAGGAGTACGGCGGCGCCGGGCTGGACACGGCGACGTTCGCGATGATCATCGAGGAGGTCGCGGCGGTGGACGGCAGCCTGTGCCTCACGGTCGCCAGTCACAACAGCCTGTGCCAGGGCCACATCCTGATCGGCGGGACCGAGGCGCAGAAGCAGAAGTTCCTCCCGGCCCTGGCGAGCGCGGAGAAGCTGGGCGCGTGGGGCCTCACCGAGCCCGGCAGCGGCAGTGACAGCGGCGGCATGCAGAGCAACGCCAAGGAGCAGCCCGACGGCAGCTGGATCCTGAACGGCAGCAAGAACTTCATCACGCAGGGCAGCGTCGGCGGCACGTACGTCATCCTGGCCCGCACGGACGCCCCCCGCCCCGGCAAGGGCAAGAACGACGGCATCAGCGCGTTCGTGTTCAACCGCGACGAGGTCACGGGCTTCTCGATTGGCCGCAAGGAAGACAAGCTCGGCCTGCGCAGCAGCGACACCGCGCAGCTGATCTTCGAGGACATCCACCTCCCCGCCGACGCGCTGCTGGGCGAGCGGGGGAACGCCTTCAAGGACGTCATGAAAGTCCTCGACGGGGGCCGCGTCGGCATCGCCGCCATGGGCCTCGGCCTGGGCCGCGCCGCGTTCGAGTACGCCGCCCGCTACGTCAACCAGCGCGAACAGTTCGGTAAACCCATCGGGCACAACCAGAACCTCGCGTTCCGCCTCGCCGACATGGACACCAAACTCGACGCCGCGCGCCTCCTGATCCGCAAGGCCGCCGACCTCAAGGACGCCGGCATGAACTTCACCGTGCCGGTCGCCCGCGCCAAACTCTTCGCCACCACCGTCGGCGTCGAAGCGTGCGACGAGGCCATCCAGATGCTCGGCGGGTACGGCTACATCAAGGAGTACCCCGTGGAACGCATGTGGCGCGACAACCGCCTCACCCGCATCGGCGAAGGCACCGACGAGGTGCAACGCCTCGTCATCAGCCGCGACGTCCTGAAACGCTTCGCGGACTGA